A section of the Acidobacterium capsulatum ATCC 51196 genome encodes:
- a CDS encoding glucoamylase family protein → MRDAVRIAAGWDVVHRPEGPEGISARMDAVRRQLEEVEKQLNRWNQSQTVNDEPAVPHHVALLEILRNSRLLRSVLKEIRGRVRQIALLPRVVMPAQREEPRMARAAELYLHAVHSVYSPTTFCVFLEELQKYDPLNIDEFWNTSVFLQFVLLEALLDEASKLLRSPDTVEAPRTETFIKSLREVSQSDWPSLLEPLILCDGTLRQDPAEAYARMDFASRERYRQRVAYLSRHSDCTELQVAHAAIELSRDGALRASGDARMQQRYQHVGFYLLDKGFPDLGRRVGFHPPVMERMRMWVQRNAEDFYIGGVLVLSLLLVGLLILPLVQHAFWFGGLIIALLLLALPASQDGVELMNLAVTTLFSPNRLARMDFSSGIPDSCITLVTVPSLLLNESQVRDLVKDLEIRFLANRDANLHFALLTDLPDSVTAPRGNDSDPLVELAVQLIDGLNTRYASLNRGSFLLLHRHRVFNRRQGVWMGWERKRGKLLELNNLLIEGRDAFPVKAGPVEVLQRVRYILTLDADTQLPFGTAAALVGAMAHPLNQAVIDPDRRIVTEGYGILQPRIGITVRSASRSRLAGIYSGQTGLDIYSRAVSDAYQDLFGEGIFTGKGLYEVATFHTVLNHRFPKNALLSHDLIEGAYARAGLVSDLELIDDYPSHYSAYSRRKHRWVRGDWQIAPWMFARVPDENGHWVANPISSLSGWKIFDNLRRSLVEPFLFLLFLAGWLGLPGDPLYWTLLPAGLLLLPYAAQLLVALIRILQSEVKRGTGDAWAGFARGLSVVILTIAFLPHQMLLSMDAIVRSFVRRWITGEHLLEWETAAQSESSSLRQTPVDRYLVWMPLVAIGLGVLIYFAAANHRAIWYALPVLILWGLSSGLTSWLNRNPREQQQISDGERAYLYLHALRIWRYFHQFGRENHNYLIPDNVEEDGLQEAARVSPTNVGLLLNSRQAACEFGFITVPEFVALTQRSLATIDQMEKYRGHLYNWYDTQTLSPLEAQPFISSVDSGNLLASLYTLRSGAVECLQRPVLRKELLASIDAHWQLMKDEKDARVVNVSPPPRSSDWTDWLHWLPRAEAAFAEAQSSMDHSAGASWWFTEAYRRVLALKSLFTDYFPWLLPQFQPILADLSWSASEDVFDLSVEGAFLLAKELETKIGEELSQEGAQPLQTLAPLQDAVKLACDNLRSVGGGLLRIAQDAERLANAMEFSFLADPNRKILSIGFNVRQSKLLESCYDMLASEARIATFLAIARGDLPYSSWFKLARDFASASGRYLLLSWTGTMFEYMMPALWMRSYPNTLLAQTQESCVRVQQSYGADQGIPWGISESGAAQRNDSGHYHYHAFGLPKIALSMEAKSGPVVSPYSTFLALSRDVSAALRNLGRMEAAGWTGAFGFYESGDFSVSKRKPEIVREWMAHHQGMSLLATLNLLQQNPVQRWFHENALIESAELLLHEMAPSKTQIHAELDTFNSAAG, encoded by the coding sequence TTGCGCGACGCCGTACGGATTGCGGCAGGCTGGGATGTGGTGCATCGCCCGGAAGGGCCTGAAGGCATTTCTGCGCGCATGGATGCAGTCCGCCGGCAACTTGAAGAGGTTGAAAAGCAACTGAATCGATGGAATCAGTCGCAAACGGTCAACGACGAACCGGCTGTGCCGCATCATGTTGCGCTGCTTGAAATCCTCAGAAATTCACGGCTCCTTCGTTCTGTGCTCAAGGAGATCAGGGGGCGGGTCAGGCAGATCGCTCTGTTGCCCCGAGTTGTGATGCCGGCGCAAAGAGAAGAGCCGCGCATGGCTCGTGCGGCGGAGTTATATCTTCATGCGGTGCACAGTGTTTATTCTCCAACGACGTTCTGTGTCTTTCTGGAGGAATTGCAGAAATATGACCCGCTGAATATAGATGAGTTTTGGAACACTTCGGTATTTCTGCAGTTCGTGCTGCTCGAAGCCCTACTGGATGAAGCGAGCAAGTTGCTGCGTTCGCCAGATACCGTGGAGGCGCCGAGAACGGAAACTTTCATCAAGAGTCTGCGGGAGGTCTCTCAGTCCGATTGGCCCTCTTTGCTTGAGCCCTTGATTCTCTGTGATGGCACCCTGAGACAGGACCCGGCGGAAGCTTATGCGCGGATGGATTTTGCAAGCCGGGAACGGTACCGCCAGCGCGTTGCGTATCTTTCCCGGCATTCCGACTGCACTGAGCTGCAGGTAGCCCATGCTGCAATCGAATTGAGCAGGGATGGTGCGCTTCGTGCGTCGGGCGACGCACGCATGCAGCAACGTTATCAGCATGTCGGCTTCTATCTGCTGGACAAAGGATTTCCGGATCTTGGCCGCCGCGTCGGGTTTCATCCTCCGGTCATGGAGCGGATGCGGATGTGGGTGCAGCGCAATGCTGAGGACTTCTATATCGGCGGCGTGCTCGTGCTTTCCCTGTTGCTCGTTGGCCTCCTGATTCTTCCTCTCGTGCAGCATGCATTCTGGTTTGGCGGCCTGATCATCGCGTTATTACTTTTGGCGCTGCCAGCTAGCCAGGATGGCGTGGAACTGATGAACCTGGCCGTGACCACCCTGTTTTCACCAAATCGCCTGGCGAGAATGGATTTCAGCAGCGGGATTCCAGACAGTTGCATCACGCTTGTGACTGTGCCGTCGCTCTTGCTCAACGAATCACAGGTGCGCGATTTGGTGAAGGACCTGGAAATTCGCTTTCTGGCAAATCGGGATGCCAATCTTCATTTTGCCCTTCTTACTGACTTGCCTGATTCAGTCACCGCGCCGCGAGGGAATGACAGCGACCCGCTGGTTGAACTTGCCGTGCAGTTGATCGATGGACTGAATACGCGTTATGCATCGCTCAATCGCGGCTCATTTCTGTTGCTTCATCGCCACCGGGTCTTTAATCGCCGGCAAGGAGTATGGATGGGATGGGAGCGTAAACGCGGCAAACTTCTCGAACTGAACAATCTTCTGATCGAAGGCCGGGATGCGTTTCCGGTAAAGGCCGGCCCAGTGGAAGTGTTGCAGCGGGTGCGATACATATTGACTCTCGATGCCGACACGCAGTTGCCCTTCGGAACGGCAGCGGCCCTTGTAGGCGCAATGGCTCATCCTCTGAATCAGGCAGTGATTGATCCTGACCGGCGCATTGTGACAGAAGGTTATGGGATTTTACAGCCGCGTATCGGCATTACGGTGCGTTCCGCTTCGCGTTCTCGCCTTGCAGGAATCTACTCTGGGCAGACAGGTCTTGATATTTATTCGCGCGCTGTTTCTGACGCCTATCAGGACCTCTTTGGAGAAGGAATTTTTACAGGGAAGGGCCTCTATGAGGTCGCCACTTTCCACACCGTACTCAATCATCGCTTCCCGAAGAATGCGCTGCTCAGCCACGATTTGATTGAGGGCGCATATGCGCGTGCCGGGCTGGTAAGCGACCTGGAACTGATTGACGACTACCCATCTCATTACAGCGCTTACAGCCGCAGAAAGCACCGCTGGGTACGAGGAGATTGGCAGATTGCTCCCTGGATGTTCGCGCGGGTACCCGATGAGAACGGACATTGGGTCGCAAATCCTATCTCAAGCCTTTCCGGGTGGAAGATCTTCGACAATTTGCGGCGATCATTAGTCGAGCCTTTTTTGTTCCTTCTATTTCTTGCGGGATGGCTCGGGCTTCCCGGAGACCCGTTGTACTGGACTCTTCTTCCGGCCGGGCTCCTGCTCCTGCCTTATGCCGCTCAGCTTCTGGTGGCGCTTATCCGAATTCTGCAGTCGGAGGTTAAGCGCGGTACAGGCGATGCCTGGGCTGGGTTCGCACGCGGTCTTTCCGTCGTGATCCTTACCATTGCTTTTCTGCCGCATCAGATGTTGCTTTCGATGGATGCCATCGTGCGGTCTTTTGTACGCCGCTGGATCACAGGGGAGCATCTTCTGGAATGGGAGACAGCAGCTCAGTCGGAATCCTCTTCTTTGCGGCAGACGCCAGTGGATCGCTATCTCGTATGGATGCCGCTCGTTGCGATTGGCCTGGGAGTTTTGATTTACTTTGCGGCGGCAAATCATCGGGCTATCTGGTATGCATTGCCGGTCTTGATTCTTTGGGGGCTGTCGAGTGGACTCACCTCATGGCTGAATCGCAATCCACGGGAACAGCAACAGATAAGCGATGGAGAGCGAGCATATCTGTATCTGCACGCGCTGCGGATATGGAGATACTTCCATCAATTTGGCCGGGAAAATCATAACTACCTTATTCCAGACAACGTGGAAGAGGATGGTTTGCAGGAAGCTGCCCGTGTTTCGCCGACCAATGTTGGTCTGTTGCTCAACTCCAGGCAGGCGGCTTGTGAGTTCGGCTTCATCACGGTGCCGGAGTTTGTTGCGCTGACACAACGCAGCCTGGCGACTATCGATCAGATGGAGAAATATCGAGGGCATCTTTACAACTGGTATGACACGCAGACGCTGAGTCCTCTGGAGGCGCAACCGTTTATTTCTTCTGTCGATAGCGGTAACCTGCTGGCGTCGCTTTATACTCTCCGCTCGGGCGCGGTGGAGTGTCTTCAGCGTCCGGTTCTGCGAAAAGAGCTACTCGCCTCGATAGATGCACACTGGCAGTTGATGAAGGATGAGAAGGATGCCCGTGTTGTGAATGTTTCACCTCCTCCGAGAAGCTCTGACTGGACGGATTGGCTGCATTGGCTGCCGCGAGCGGAGGCGGCTTTTGCGGAAGCGCAGAGCTCCATGGATCATTCAGCGGGAGCAAGCTGGTGGTTCACTGAAGCTTATCGGCGGGTGCTGGCGCTGAAGAGCTTGTTTACCGACTACTTCCCATGGCTTTTGCCACAATTTCAACCCATACTTGCAGATCTCTCCTGGAGTGCGTCGGAAGATGTATTTGATCTTTCGGTGGAAGGAGCGTTTCTGCTGGCGAAGGAGTTGGAGACGAAGATCGGGGAAGAGTTGAGTCAGGAAGGGGCGCAGCCGCTGCAGACTCTCGCTCCATTGCAGGACGCAGTGAAACTGGCGTGTGACAACCTGCGTTCTGTTGGAGGAGGTTTGTTGCGTATTGCTCAGGACGCGGAGCGGCTTGCGAATGCCATGGAGTTTTCATTTCTGGCCGACCCAAACCGGAAGATACTCTCCATCGGCTTTAACGTGCGCCAGAGCAAGCTTCTTGAATCCTGTTACGACATGCTTGCATCAGAAGCCAGAATTGCAACATTTCTGGCCATTGCCCGAGGGGACCTTCCTTATTCGAGTTGGTTTAAGCTGGCCCGCGATTTCGCGAGCGCAAGCGGTCGATACTTGTTGCTCTCGTGGACGGGGACCATGTTTGAGTACATGATGCCGGCGTTGTGGATGCGCAGCTATCCGAACACTCTGTTGGCCCAAACGCAGGAATCTTGCGTACGGGTGCAGCAGTCTTATGGCGCCGACCAGGGAATTCCGTGGGGCATTTCGGAGTCCGGCGCGGCGCAGCGTAATGACTCCGGTCATTATCACTACCACGCATTTGGCTTACCGAAGATTGCTCTATCGATGGAAGCGAAGTCCGGTCCCGTGGTATCTCCCTACTCAACGTTTCTTGCGCTGAGCCGCGACGTGAGTGCTGCCTTGCGCAACCTGGGGCGAATGGAGGCAGCGGGCTGGACGGGTGCTTTTGGTTTCTACGAGTCCGGTGACTTCAGCGTCTCAAAGCGCAAGCCGGAAATTGTTCGCGAGTGGATGGCTCATCATCAGGGAATGTCTCTACTCGCGACCTTGAATCTTCTTCAGCAGAATCCTGTGCAGCGCTGGTTTCATGAGAATGCGCTGATCGAATCTGCTGAACTTCTGCTGCATGAGATGGCCCCGAGTAAGACGCAAATACACGCCGAACTGGATACCTTTAACTCCGCTGCCGGATGA
- a CDS encoding carboxypeptidase-like regulatory domain-containing protein, whose product MWQRILWLLVFSAAVAASAFAQPIQAPAAQPGNISGTVTDAEGDVIADATVTLQAPGGQAPVVVKANDYGGFAFNNVPAGGPYHVQIAAPGCIPWTSPAFSLQPGQFLTVKQIAVQISGGTTSIVVKPAETPLQLATEQVKQEEKQRVFGVIPNFYVSYDPHAAPLTTKLKYKLALRTTVDPVTVVGAAFLAAVQQAGDTPNYQQGWDGYAQRFGADYTDGFTDVMLGGAILPSLLHQDPRYFYQGTGSVRSRLFHALMSPFFCRGDNGKTEFNYSSIGGDLGSGAISNLYYPKSNRGVSVTISNTLITTAGRMVSATVQEFVLKKLTTNSGPSH is encoded by the coding sequence TTGTGGCAGCGGATTCTATGGCTGCTGGTATTTTCGGCCGCAGTAGCGGCATCTGCATTTGCTCAACCCATACAGGCTCCAGCGGCGCAGCCGGGGAACATCAGCGGCACGGTCACGGATGCCGAAGGGGATGTGATTGCAGATGCAACCGTGACCTTGCAAGCGCCCGGGGGGCAGGCCCCGGTTGTGGTGAAGGCAAATGACTATGGTGGTTTTGCTTTCAACAATGTGCCCGCTGGCGGACCCTATCACGTTCAAATTGCCGCGCCGGGATGTATCCCGTGGACGTCTCCAGCTTTCTCGCTGCAGCCAGGGCAGTTCCTGACGGTCAAGCAGATTGCGGTGCAAATCTCTGGCGGCACGACCTCTATCGTCGTCAAGCCAGCAGAAACGCCGCTTCAACTTGCCACCGAACAGGTCAAGCAGGAAGAAAAGCAGCGCGTGTTCGGCGTCATCCCTAATTTTTATGTGAGCTATGATCCTCATGCTGCTCCGCTGACCACCAAGCTCAAATACAAGCTGGCACTTCGTACAACGGTTGACCCGGTCACTGTGGTCGGGGCCGCTTTTCTGGCTGCGGTGCAGCAGGCGGGCGACACGCCGAACTACCAGCAGGGCTGGGATGGATATGCCCAGCGCTTTGGAGCCGATTACACCGATGGGTTCACCGATGTCATGCTGGGTGGTGCAATCCTGCCGTCGCTGCTGCACCAGGATCCCCGCTATTTCTATCAGGGGACCGGCAGTGTGCGCTCGCGCCTCTTTCACGCGCTCATGAGCCCATTCTTTTGCCGGGGTGACAACGGCAAAACGGAGTTCAACTACTCCAGCATCGGCGGCGATCTGGGCTCAGGTGCAATCTCAAATCTCTACTATCCGAAATCAAATCGCGGTGTCTCGGTGACGATCAGCAACACGCTCATCACCACTGCGGGGCGAATGGTCAGCGCCACCGTTCAGGAATTTGTGCTCAAAAAGCTGACCACCAACTCTGGCCCCAGCCACTAA